The Trueperaceae bacterium genome window below encodes:
- a CDS encoding cytochrome c3 family protein, with amino-acid sequence MPQLYPPSANALVRWSVIGGGVFVVLLVSALVFFARTTNNRVGVPVAQPVDFPHNTHVVTVGLDCRYCHSTVETSNTASIPSTETCMTCHSQIRTNTPQLRAVFESWESGQPIEWNRVHDLADFVYFDHSVHVNNGVGCSSCHGRVDQMRTAVKAEAMTMGWCLECHRDPATQLRPRSEVFNMDYRFPSEPEVQRAIGNELIEAYHIDTDRLIQCSTCHR; translated from the coding sequence ATGCCGCAGCTCTACCCGCCTTCGGCCAACGCGCTGGTGCGTTGGTCGGTCATCGGCGGCGGCGTCTTCGTCGTCCTGCTGGTGTCGGCGCTGGTGTTCTTCGCGCGGACGACCAACAACCGCGTCGGCGTGCCCGTAGCGCAGCCCGTCGACTTCCCGCACAACACGCACGTCGTGACGGTCGGCCTCGACTGCCGCTACTGCCACTCGACGGTCGAGACCTCCAACACGGCCTCGATCCCCTCGACGGAGACGTGCATGACCTGCCACTCGCAGATCCGCACCAACACCCCGCAGCTCCGGGCCGTGTTCGAGAGCTGGGAGTCCGGCCAGCCGATCGAGTGGAACAGGGTGCACGACCTGGCCGACTTCGTCTACTTCGACCACAGCGTGCACGTGAACAACGGCGTCGGCTGCTCCAGCTGCCACGGACGGGTCGACCAGATGCGGACCGCCGTCAAGGCCGAGGCCATGACCATGGGCTGGTGCCTCGAGTGCCACCGCGACCCGGCGACGCAGCTCAGGCCGCGCAGCGAGGTCTTCAACATGGACTACAGGTTCCCGTCAGAGCCCGAGGTGCAGAGGGCCATAGGCAACGAGCTCATCGAGGCCTACCACATCGACACCGACAGGCTCATCCAATGCTCGACGTGCCACCGATGA
- a CDS encoding cytochrome c: MSRTASRRALRHAAALLAAALLLSACGRNMYDQPKVEPFEASRFFADGSGMREPVPNTVSRQFGALDPSYLTGQGADGLLTELPVPLTVELLERGHVRYDVYCSPCHDYDGRGTGAVVRRGFPQPPSFVDEPRLLAAPVGYFYNAITNGFGRMFPYASRVSVEDRWAIAAYVKALQLSQNADPADIPEGAEVLLPTAEAAR, from the coding sequence GTGAGCCGGACGGCGAGCCGGCGCGCCCTGCGCCACGCCGCGGCGCTCCTCGCCGCGGCCCTCCTCCTCTCCGCCTGCGGGCGCAACATGTACGACCAGCCCAAGGTCGAGCCGTTCGAGGCCTCGCGGTTCTTCGCGGACGGCTCCGGCATGCGCGAGCCCGTGCCGAACACCGTCTCGCGCCAGTTCGGCGCCCTCGACCCCTCGTACCTCACGGGCCAGGGCGCGGACGGCCTCCTCACCGAGCTGCCCGTCCCCCTGACCGTCGAGCTCCTGGAGCGCGGGCACGTGCGCTACGACGTCTACTGCTCGCCGTGCCACGACTACGACGGACGCGGCACCGGCGCTGTCGTCCGGCGCGGGTTCCCGCAGCCGCCCTCGTTCGTCGACGAGCCGCGGCTCCTCGCCGCCCCGGTCGGCTACTTCTACAACGCCATCACCAACGGCTTCGGACGGATGTTCCCCTACGCCTCGCGCGTGTCGGTCGAGGACCGCTGGGCGATCGCCGCCTACGTGAAGGCGCTGCAGCTATCGCAGAACGCCGACCCCGCCGACATCCCCGAGGGCGCCGAGGTCCTCCTGCCGACAGCGGAGGCAGCCAGATGA
- the nrfD gene encoding NrfD/PsrC family molybdoenzyme membrane anchor subunit, producing MAVATGKRPFVETNRVIGPGQSFGTIDDTVLTPVLLDVQRTPRWWWIGFGISAAFLAMYLVSVVVLITTGVGIFGNNIPVAWAMPIINFVWWIGIGHAGTLISAALLLFRQPWRTTINRFAEAMTIFAVVCAGLYPILHLGRPWVFYWLLPYPNTFGLFPQFRSPLDWDLFAIGTYASVSVLFWYIGLIPDLASLRDRAPTPFQRVLYSVLCLGWTGSAKEWQRYQRAYLLIAALSFPLVLSVHSTIAMDFAVAQLPGWNNTIMPPYFVAGAVFAGFAMVLILAVPLRRAFGLENLITLRHLDNSAKLMLATGMIVVYGYLIEIFTAWYSGVEFERYMIFNRLFGDHAQFFWALILCNFVAIQPLWFRRVRQSPLALFVISIIVSVGMWLERFVIIVVSLTKDFLPSSWADYISTFWDWSLYLGSLGLFSTLFFLFIRLLPSIATAETKETAHHYEHEKVDPFEDVRERYYAEVNA from the coding sequence ATGGCCGTAGCTACGGGCAAGCGGCCGTTCGTCGAGACGAACCGCGTCATCGGCCCCGGCCAGAGCTTCGGGACGATCGACGACACCGTCCTCACACCGGTGCTCTTGGACGTCCAGCGGACGCCGCGCTGGTGGTGGATCGGCTTCGGCATCTCGGCCGCGTTCCTGGCGATGTACCTGGTGTCGGTGGTCGTGCTCATCACGACCGGCGTGGGCATCTTCGGGAACAACATCCCCGTCGCCTGGGCGATGCCGATCATCAACTTCGTGTGGTGGATCGGCATCGGTCACGCCGGGACGCTGATCTCGGCGGCCCTGCTGCTGTTCAGGCAGCCGTGGCGGACGACCATCAACAGGTTCGCCGAGGCCATGACGATCTTCGCGGTCGTCTGCGCCGGCCTCTACCCGATCCTCCACCTCGGCCGTCCGTGGGTCTTCTACTGGCTGCTGCCCTACCCGAACACCTTCGGGCTGTTCCCGCAGTTCCGCAGCCCGCTCGACTGGGACCTCTTCGCGATCGGCACCTACGCCAGCGTCTCGGTGCTGTTCTGGTACATCGGACTGATCCCCGACCTGGCCAGCCTGCGCGACCGCGCCCCCACGCCGTTCCAGCGCGTCCTCTACTCGGTCCTCTGCCTCGGCTGGACCGGCTCGGCGAAGGAGTGGCAGCGCTACCAGCGCGCCTACCTCCTGATCGCGGCGCTCTCGTTCCCCCTGGTGCTGTCCGTGCACAGCACGATCGCCATGGACTTCGCCGTGGCGCAGCTCCCCGGGTGGAACAACACGATCATGCCGCCCTACTTCGTCGCAGGCGCCGTGTTCGCCGGCTTCGCGATGGTGCTGATCCTCGCCGTGCCGCTGAGGCGCGCGTTCGGACTCGAGAACCTCATCACGCTGCGCCACCTCGACAACTCGGCGAAGCTGATGCTCGCCACGGGCATGATCGTCGTGTACGGGTACCTGATCGAGATCTTCACGGCCTGGTACTCGGGAGTCGAGTTCGAGCGCTACATGATCTTCAACCGCCTCTTCGGCGACCACGCCCAGTTCTTCTGGGCGCTGATCCTGTGCAACTTCGTGGCGATCCAGCCGCTGTGGTTCCGGCGCGTGAGGCAGAGTCCCCTGGCGCTGTTCGTGATCTCGATCATCGTCTCGGTCGGCATGTGGCTCGAGCGCTTCGTGATCATCGTCGTGTCCCTGACCAAGGACTTCCTGCCGTCCTCGTGGGCCGACTACATCAGCACCTTCTGGGACTGGTCGCTCTACCTGGGCAGCCTGGGCCTCTTCTCCACGCTGTTCTTCCTGTTCATCAGGCTGCTGCCCTCGATCGCCACGGCCGAGACCAAGGAGACCGCTCACCACTACGAGCATGAGAAGGTCGACCCCTTCGAGGACGTCAGGGAGCGGTACTACGCGGAGGTGAACGCGTGA
- a CDS encoding DNA topoisomerase subunit B, whose amino-acid sequence MSSYTAQDIKVLRGLEGVRKRPAMYVQGGTGVDGYHQLLTEIIDNAIDEALAGEADTVEVYLNADGSATVVDNGRGIPVDIMEAEKRPAIEVIFTELHAGGKFDNGAYKVSGGLHGVGSSVVNALSKRFEAEVRLKGQLYRIAFANGEVVEPLSVVGKVPRGARGSTVTFLPNHDIFKGIDGFEYARVRRRLRELSFLTGGVKIVLEDRRGAEVKREVFHEKGGVAAFAEALAKDAKPLYDKAIALAGTATVDTDRGPQTIDVQVGMVHTSGYGQTVLTYANMITNRDGGTHLTGFKAAYTRALNSYAKAKSLLKKGDPAPTGDDFLEGIAAVISVKLPDPQFESQAKVKLLNPEAQSAVNSVVYEKLTEFLEEHPRAGKSIVEKAAQAARAREAARKARDLVRRANPLENDDLPGKLADCQSQDPAVSELYIVEGDSAGGSAKQGRERRFQAILPLRGKILNVEKANLGKILKNAEIRAMVAAIGAGMEGTGDDAHFNLDEVRYHRIIIMTDADHDGSHIRTLLLTFFYRYMRPLIDAGYLYIAQPPLYGVRFGRQKDMTYVYDESALQQLLKQHKGKSYEIQRFKGLGEMNPEQLWETTMNPETRVLKRVTNDDALEASEVFETLMGTDVPPRRRFIEENAHLAQLDV is encoded by the coding sequence TTGAGCTCTTACACGGCGCAAGACATCAAGGTCCTGCGGGGCCTCGAAGGCGTCCGCAAGCGGCCCGCGATGTACGTGCAGGGCGGCACGGGCGTCGACGGCTACCACCAGCTCCTCACCGAGATCATCGACAACGCCATCGACGAGGCCCTCGCCGGCGAGGCCGACACCGTCGAGGTCTACCTCAACGCCGACGGCTCGGCCACGGTCGTCGACAACGGCCGCGGCATCCCCGTCGACATCATGGAGGCCGAGAAGAGGCCGGCCATCGAGGTGATCTTCACCGAGCTGCACGCCGGCGGCAAGTTCGACAACGGGGCCTACAAGGTCTCGGGCGGCCTGCACGGCGTCGGCTCCTCGGTCGTCAACGCCCTCTCCAAGCGCTTCGAGGCCGAGGTCAGGCTCAAGGGCCAGCTCTACCGCATCGCCTTCGCGAACGGCGAGGTCGTCGAGCCGCTCAGCGTGGTGGGCAAGGTGCCGAGGGGCGCCCGCGGGTCCACCGTCACGTTCCTCCCGAACCACGACATCTTCAAGGGCATCGACGGCTTCGAGTACGCCAGGGTGCGCCGCCGCCTGCGGGAGCTGTCGTTCCTCACCGGCGGCGTGAAGATCGTGCTCGAGGACCGGCGCGGCGCCGAGGTCAAGCGCGAGGTCTTCCACGAGAAGGGCGGCGTCGCGGCGTTCGCCGAGGCGCTGGCGAAGGACGCCAAGCCGCTCTACGACAAGGCCATCGCGCTGGCGGGCACCGCCACGGTCGACACCGACCGCGGCCCGCAGACGATCGACGTGCAGGTCGGCATGGTGCACACGTCCGGCTACGGGCAGACGGTCCTCACCTACGCGAACATGATCACGAACCGCGACGGCGGCACGCACCTCACCGGCTTCAAGGCCGCTTACACGCGGGCGCTGAACAGCTACGCCAAGGCCAAGAGCCTGCTCAAGAAGGGCGACCCGGCCCCCACGGGCGACGACTTCCTCGAGGGCATCGCCGCCGTGATCTCGGTGAAGCTCCCCGACCCGCAGTTCGAGTCGCAGGCCAAGGTGAAGCTGCTGAACCCCGAGGCGCAGTCGGCGGTCAACTCGGTCGTCTACGAGAAGCTCACCGAGTTCCTCGAGGAGCACCCGCGCGCCGGCAAGTCCATCGTCGAGAAGGCCGCGCAGGCGGCGCGCGCCCGCGAGGCCGCCCGCAAGGCCCGCGACCTCGTGCGCCGCGCGAACCCGCTCGAGAACGACGACCTGCCGGGCAAGCTGGCCGACTGCCAGTCGCAGGACCCGGCCGTCTCGGAGCTCTACATCGTCGAGGGCGACTCGGCGGGCGGCTCGGCGAAGCAGGGGCGCGAGCGCCGCTTCCAGGCGATCCTGCCGCTGCGCGGCAAGATCCTCAACGTCGAGAAGGCGAACCTCGGGAAGATCCTCAAGAACGCCGAGATCAGGGCGATGGTCGCCGCCATCGGCGCCGGCATGGAGGGCACGGGGGACGACGCGCACTTCAACCTCGACGAGGTGCGCTACCACCGCATCATCATCATGACGGACGCCGACCACGACGGCTCCCACATCAGGACCCTGCTGCTGACGTTCTTCTACCGCTACATGCGGCCGCTGATCGACGCCGGCTACCTCTACATCGCCCAGCCGCCCCTCTACGGCGTGCGCTTCGGCAGGCAGAAGGACATGACCTACGTCTACGACGAGTCCGCCCTGCAGCAGCTCCTGAAGCAGCACAAGGGCAAGAGCTACGAGATCCAGCGCTTCAAGGGCCTGGGCGAGATGAACCCCGAGCAGCTCTGGGAGACGACGATGAACCCCGAGACGCGCGTGCTCAAGCGCGTCACGAACGACGACGCGCTCGAGGCCTCCGAGGTGTTCGAGACGCTGATGGGCACCGACGTCCCGCCGCGTCGCCGGTTCATCGAGGAGAACGCCCACCTGGCGCAGCTCGACGTCTGA
- a CDS encoding cytochrome c — translation MADDNVPEFQPVRQYLVSEGQVRAAFVLSFVGMVGLLLLLLVLATARPRARPQALDGQEFRAGLQAATSRLEGYEVYDDGRARLDIDRAIELVAQRGVQDPGIVPPGQAPAGAQGGQAGGEAGAAGAAEQVDGAAAFATCAGCHQANAQGLPGLFPPLAGHAGELYQASRDYPVHVVLFGLMGQIEVDGTAYNGVMPSHTHLPDAEIAAILNHVMTSFGNEDVVESFEPYTAEEVAEQRGLALSSADVYAERQELGLE, via the coding sequence ATGGCTGACGACAACGTCCCCGAGTTCCAGCCCGTGAGGCAGTACCTGGTCTCGGAGGGCCAGGTGCGCGCCGCCTTCGTCCTCTCGTTCGTCGGGATGGTGGGTCTCCTCCTGCTCCTGCTCGTCCTGGCCACGGCGCGCCCGCGTGCCCGCCCCCAGGCGCTCGACGGCCAGGAGTTCCGCGCCGGCCTGCAGGCGGCGACCTCACGCCTCGAGGGCTACGAGGTCTACGATGACGGACGCGCCAGGCTCGACATCGACCGCGCGATCGAGCTCGTCGCCCAGCGCGGCGTGCAGGACCCTGGCATCGTCCCGCCCGGCCAGGCGCCGGCGGGCGCGCAGGGCGGCCAGGCCGGCGGCGAGGCCGGCGCGGCGGGCGCCGCCGAGCAGGTCGACGGCGCGGCCGCGTTCGCGACCTGCGCCGGCTGCCACCAGGCGAACGCGCAGGGCCTCCCCGGCCTGTTCCCGCCGCTGGCGGGCCACGCCGGCGAGCTCTACCAGGCCAGCCGCGACTACCCCGTCCACGTGGTGCTGTTCGGCCTCATGGGCCAGATCGAGGTGGACGGCACCGCCTACAACGGCGTCATGCCGTCGCACACCCACCTGCCCGACGCCGAGATCGCGGCGATCCTCAACCACGTGATGACCTCGTTCGGGAACGAGGACGTCGTGGAGTCGTTCGAGCCCTACACGGCCGAGGAGGTCGCGGAGCAGCGCGGCCTGGCACTGAGCTCGGCCGACGTCTACGCGGAGCGCCAGGAGCTCGGGCTGGAGTGA
- a CDS encoding D-glycerate dehydrogenase: MTARVFVTRRLPAAGLAPLREAGLVVEVHDSDEAIPREELLRRAAGASALITLVSERVDDELLDAAGPALRVVANYAVGYDNVDVAACARRGVAVANTPDVLTEATADLAFALLLAAARRLVEGDALVRGGRWTGWQPGQLLGVPVAGATLGLVGMGRIGSAVARRARGFGMRVLYHNRRRDAAAEDELGVTYAALDDLLRESDLVSLHVPLTAETRHLIGARELALMKETAVLVNTSRGPVVDEAALAEALRAGRPFAAGLDVFEREPAVEPALLELPNVVLAPHIGSATVAARTEMALLCARAVVDVLAGRTPPNLVRP; encoded by the coding sequence GTGACGGCCCGGGTCTTCGTCACGAGGAGGCTCCCCGCCGCCGGCCTCGCGCCCCTGCGCGAGGCCGGTCTCGTCGTCGAGGTGCACGACTCCGACGAGGCGATCCCGCGCGAGGAGCTGCTGCGCCGCGCCGCGGGCGCCTCGGCTCTGATCACGCTGGTGTCGGAGCGGGTCGACGACGAGCTGCTCGACGCCGCCGGGCCTGCCCTGCGCGTCGTCGCCAACTACGCCGTGGGGTACGACAACGTGGACGTGGCGGCCTGCGCCCGTCGCGGCGTGGCGGTCGCGAACACGCCAGACGTCCTGACCGAGGCCACCGCCGACCTCGCCTTCGCCCTGCTCCTCGCCGCCGCGCGCCGCCTCGTCGAGGGCGACGCGCTGGTGCGCGGGGGCCGGTGGACGGGCTGGCAGCCTGGCCAGCTCCTCGGCGTGCCCGTGGCCGGCGCGACGCTGGGCCTCGTGGGCATGGGGCGCATCGGCTCGGCGGTCGCCCGGCGCGCCCGCGGCTTCGGCATGCGGGTCCTCTACCACAACCGCCGGCGCGACGCGGCCGCCGAGGACGAGCTGGGGGTCACCTACGCCGCGCTCGACGACCTGCTGCGGGAGAGCGACCTCGTCAGCCTGCACGTGCCCCTCACGGCGGAGACGAGGCACCTGATCGGCGCCCGCGAGCTGGCGCTGATGAAGGAGACCGCGGTCCTGGTGAACACCTCGCGCGGACCCGTCGTCGACGAGGCCGCCCTGGCCGAGGCGCTGAGAGCGGGACGGCCGTTCGCCGCCGGCCTCGACGTGTTCGAGCGCGAGCCGGCCGTCGAACCAGCCCTGCTGGAGCTGCCGAACGTCGTCCTCGCGCCGCACATCGGGTCCGCCACCGTGGCGGCCCGCACGGAGATGGCGCTGCTCTGCGCGCGGGCCGTGGTCGACGTCCTGGCCGGACGTACGCCGCCGAACCTCGTGCGCCCGTGA
- a CDS encoding TAT-variant-translocated molybdopterin oxidoreductase, with amino-acid sequence MLDVPPMNAGGEGDRRDFAQLRERLASQQGPAYWRSLGELAETDEFREFLNKEFPRQAAPLEQGLDRRDFLKLLGASMALAGLSACARPPLPEEKIVPYVRGPAEVTPGKPLFYATAVTYGGYAEGVLAESHQGRPTKLEGNPDHPASRGATGATTQAEVLSLYDPDRSAVVRERGEERTWDDFVAALGAATRGLSGGQRLAVLTEHVTSPTLAAQLEQVLAAFPGATWHQWDPLHPDNEVAGARLAFGADVRPVYDLTRADVIVSLGADFLDRGPGRLAYARDFAQRRRALAADAAMNRLYQLESSPSPTGVVADHRVALKPSEIAAAAAVLASRLGVASPAAEAPAALPAAVLDAMVSDLQAAQGASVVIAGAEQPPVVHALAAAINAALGAVGTTVTYVESPSARPAVHAEEIASLTESMRAGEVGALLVLGANPVYTAPADLGFAEALGSVPFSAHVGLYHDETGRACTWHVPQAHFLETWGDARAYDGTVTIQQPLILPFYGGKSHHEVLAALLGQPGATAYDVVRGYWEGRVSGDFETFWRESVFRGVVAGTAAPPVQVTPADVTEPLPAGGELELALCHDSGVLDGRLANNGWLQELPRPISKLTWDNAALMAPRTAERLGVDTGHVVRLTVDGRTLDAPVLVQPGQADGAVTLALGYGRTAAGSVAAGVGVNAYVLRTTSAPYAAPVEVSPTGGRHRLVTTQDHQALEGTGERRHIVRAGTLAQFREEPEHPSFAHPVEHHEADLYPDYAYEGYKWGMVIDQTVCTGCNACVVACQAENNVPIVGKDQVAVGREMHWLRVDSYYAGSLDDPRFFAQPMPCQQCEKAPCEPVCPVGATVHDSEGLNVMVYNRCVGTRYCSNNCPYKVRRFNFLQYAELDATATPLSLANNPDVTVRSRGVMEKCTYCVQRIAKARIEAANEDRRIADLEVVTACQAACPTQAIVFGDLNLAGSAVNELKASPLNYTLLEELQTHPRTSYLAKLTNPNPALEGSA; translated from the coding sequence ATGCTCGACGTGCCACCGATGAACGCCGGCGGCGAGGGCGACCGCCGCGACTTCGCCCAGCTGAGGGAGCGCCTCGCCTCGCAGCAAGGCCCCGCCTACTGGCGCTCCTTGGGCGAGCTGGCCGAGACCGACGAGTTCAGGGAGTTCCTGAACAAGGAGTTCCCGCGCCAGGCGGCGCCGCTGGAGCAGGGGCTCGACCGCCGCGACTTCCTCAAGCTGCTGGGCGCCAGCATGGCGCTGGCGGGCCTCTCCGCCTGCGCCAGGCCGCCGCTGCCCGAGGAGAAGATCGTCCCCTACGTCAGGGGACCGGCCGAGGTCACGCCGGGCAAGCCGCTCTTCTACGCCACGGCCGTCACCTACGGCGGCTACGCCGAGGGGGTGCTGGCCGAGAGCCACCAGGGCCGGCCGACGAAGCTCGAGGGCAACCCCGACCACCCGGCCAGCCGCGGCGCCACCGGCGCCACGACGCAGGCCGAGGTGCTCTCGCTCTACGACCCCGACCGCTCGGCCGTCGTGCGCGAGCGCGGCGAGGAGCGCACCTGGGACGACTTCGTGGCCGCGCTCGGCGCGGCCACGCGGGGCCTCTCCGGCGGCCAGCGGCTGGCGGTGCTCACCGAGCACGTCACGTCGCCCACGCTCGCGGCGCAGCTCGAGCAGGTGCTGGCCGCGTTCCCCGGCGCGACCTGGCACCAGTGGGACCCGCTGCACCCCGACAACGAGGTCGCCGGCGCGCGGCTGGCGTTCGGCGCCGACGTCAGGCCCGTCTACGACCTGACCAGGGCGGACGTCATCGTCTCGCTCGGCGCCGACTTCCTCGACCGCGGGCCGGGCCGCCTCGCCTACGCCCGTGACTTCGCCCAGCGCCGGCGCGCGCTCGCCGCCGACGCGGCGATGAACCGCCTCTACCAGCTCGAGAGCTCCCCGTCGCCGACCGGCGTCGTCGCCGACCACCGCGTGGCCCTCAAGCCCTCGGAGATCGCCGCGGCGGCCGCCGTGCTGGCCTCCCGGCTCGGCGTCGCGTCCCCCGCGGCCGAGGCCCCCGCGGCGCTGCCGGCGGCGGTCCTCGACGCGATGGTCTCCGACCTGCAGGCGGCGCAGGGGGCGTCCGTCGTCATCGCCGGAGCCGAGCAGCCCCCCGTCGTGCACGCGCTGGCCGCCGCCATCAACGCGGCGCTGGGCGCCGTGGGCACGACGGTCACGTACGTGGAGAGCCCCTCGGCGCGGCCCGCCGTGCACGCCGAGGAGATCGCGTCCCTCACCGAGTCGATGCGCGCCGGCGAGGTCGGCGCGCTGCTGGTGCTCGGCGCCAACCCCGTCTACACGGCGCCGGCCGACCTGGGCTTCGCCGAGGCGCTCGGGTCGGTGCCGTTCAGCGCCCACGTGGGCCTCTACCACGACGAGACCGGCCGCGCCTGCACCTGGCACGTGCCGCAGGCCCACTTCCTCGAGACGTGGGGCGACGCCCGCGCCTACGACGGCACCGTCACGATCCAGCAGCCGCTGATCCTGCCCTTCTACGGCGGCAAGAGCCACCACGAGGTGCTCGCCGCGCTGCTCGGCCAGCCCGGCGCCACGGCCTACGACGTCGTGCGCGGGTACTGGGAGGGCCGCGTGAGCGGCGACTTCGAGACCTTCTGGCGCGAGAGCGTCTTCCGCGGCGTCGTGGCCGGCACGGCGGCGCCGCCGGTGCAGGTCACGCCGGCCGACGTGACCGAGCCGCTGCCGGCGGGCGGCGAGCTGGAGCTGGCCCTGTGCCACGACAGCGGCGTCCTCGACGGGCGCCTGGCGAACAACGGCTGGCTGCAGGAGCTGCCGCGGCCGATCTCGAAGCTCACCTGGGACAACGCCGCGCTCATGGCCCCGCGCACGGCCGAGCGCCTGGGCGTCGACACCGGGCACGTCGTGAGGCTCACCGTCGACGGGCGCACGCTCGACGCGCCCGTGCTGGTGCAGCCGGGCCAGGCCGACGGCGCGGTGACCCTCGCCCTCGGCTACGGGCGCACGGCGGCCGGCAGCGTCGCCGCCGGCGTGGGCGTGAACGCCTACGTCCTGCGCACGACGTCGGCCCCTTACGCGGCGCCGGTGGAGGTCTCGCCCACCGGCGGGCGCCACCGCCTCGTCACGACGCAGGACCACCAGGCCCTCGAGGGCACTGGCGAGCGGCGCCACATCGTGCGCGCCGGCACGCTGGCGCAGTTCCGCGAGGAGCCCGAGCACCCGTCGTTCGCGCACCCCGTCGAGCATCACGAGGCCGACCTCTACCCCGACTACGCCTACGAGGGCTACAAGTGGGGGATGGTCATCGACCAGACGGTGTGCACCGGCTGCAACGCCTGCGTCGTGGCCTGCCAGGCCGAGAACAACGTGCCTATCGTCGGCAAGGACCAGGTGGCCGTGGGGCGCGAGATGCACTGGCTGCGCGTGGACTCCTACTACGCCGGCTCGCTCGACGACCCCCGGTTCTTCGCCCAGCCGATGCCGTGCCAGCAGTGCGAGAAGGCCCCGTGCGAGCCGGTCTGCCCCGTGGGCGCCACGGTCCACGACTCCGAGGGCCTCAACGTGATGGTCTACAACCGCTGCGTGGGCACGCGCTACTGCTCGAACAACTGCCCCTACAAGGTCAGGCGCTTCAACTTCCTGCAGTACGCCGAGCTCGACGCGACGGCGACGCCGCTGTCGCTGGCCAACAACCCCGACGTGACGGTGCGCAGCCGCGGCGTTATGGAGAAGTGCACCTACTGCGTCCAGCGCATCGCCAAGGCCCGGATCGAGGCCGCCAACGAGGACAGGCGCATCGCCGACCTCGAGGTCGTCACGGCCTGCCAGGCGGCGTGCCCGACGCAGGCGATCGTCTTCGGCGACCTCAACCTCGCGGGCAGTGCCGTCAACGAGCTGAAGGCCTCGCCGCTGAACTACACGCTGCTCGAGGAGCTGCAGACGCACCCGCGCACCAGCTACCTCGCCAAGCTCACGAACCCGAACCCCGCCCTCGAAGGGAGCGCGTGA
- a CDS encoding DUF3341 domain-containing protein, with amino-acid sequence MSTHPVEEARRAGTVAGGLHGVAAQFGTVDDVMRAAERVRAAGYTKADAYTPFPIEGLDEALGMKQTRLGWIVLAVGVLGGLGGFFMQWWANVEYYPLVIGGKPFNSWPNWIVIMYELTILTSAFTAGLFMIFRNGLPRAYHPMFNAPGFEKASRDKFFICIESSDPRFDLRRTTAFLESLGPERVVEVEA; translated from the coding sequence GTGAGCACGCACCCCGTGGAGGAGGCGCGCCGCGCCGGCACCGTCGCCGGCGGCCTGCACGGTGTCGCCGCGCAGTTCGGCACCGTCGACGACGTCATGCGCGCCGCCGAGCGCGTGCGGGCGGCCGGCTACACCAAGGCCGACGCCTACACGCCCTTCCCCATAGAGGGCCTCGACGAGGCGCTGGGCATGAAGCAGACGCGCCTCGGCTGGATCGTGCTGGCCGTCGGCGTCCTCGGCGGCCTGGGCGGCTTCTTCATGCAGTGGTGGGCCAACGTCGAGTACTACCCGCTGGTGATCGGCGGGAAGCCGTTCAACAGCTGGCCGAACTGGATCGTCATCATGTACGAGCTCACGATCCTGACCTCGGCGTTCACCGCGGGGCTGTTCATGATCTTCCGCAACGGGCTACCGCGTGCCTACCACCCGATGTTCAACGCGCCCGGCTTCGAGAAGGCCAGCCGCGACAAGTTCTTCATCTGCATCGAGAGCTCCGACCCGCGCTTCGACCTGCGCCGCACGACGGCGTTCCTCGAGAGCCTCGGTCCCGAGCGCGTCGTGGAGGTGGAGGCGTGA